One Caenibius sp. WL genomic window, TGTGAATGGCTCTGTCATGGCCAGAATAGGCAGGATCGATCCATCCAGATCCCAGTTGAAATTCTGTTTGAGCCGTTGGTAGCCGGTAATGCTCTTGATCAGCATCGTATCGGACAAATCCACGCTCAACGTGTTGATAATGCCCCATGACTTGGTTTGTTCAAACGTATCACCGTTGACAGCGGTCTTACGCGGTCCCAGCGCCTTCTGCCGGTTCAAGATCTGCAGTGCCAACTGGTTGGCGGTATAGATACCTGCCGCATCAAATCCGATCGGACTCGTTGGATTGTTGACATTATAGACGTTCATCGCAGCGATCGTCGCCACACTTACATCGTAGGGATTGCCAGTGGCATTCATCCGGAAATCGTTGACGACAAACCCCGATCCGTTGTCGTGGGACTTGGCATAATAGGCGACGAGATAGTTTTCGATGGTTTCAGTCGGCCGGGCCAATATGCCGATCCGCGCATGCCAGTAATGCCGGTCGTCATAGTCCTTGCCGGCAAAGCCATCGCTTACCGCGCATCCCCCTGCGGAACCGATTGCAGGCGGCGCACAAAGCTTGGATAGCCCGAATGCCTGGGGGCCGACATCCTTGGTATACCCGTCACGGTCGACTTTCTTGAACGCCGCACGAACCATCAATTTGTCATCGATGAGAGGCAGGTTAATCGCCCCCTCAAATTCACGATCCTTGTAGTTTCCGATCTGCCCCTGCACGTAGCCGTCAAATTCGCTTGTCGGCTTCTTGGGTCCGAGAAGAACCGCACCACCTGTGGTGTTGCGTCCGAACAATGTGCCCTGCGGACCGCGCAGCACCTGCATCGATTCCAGATCGAAAAACATTCCGGGGGCGCCTTGGATGGCGGTGATGCCACCCTGTATCAAAGGCACATCGTTGAAATAGTTCACCACGCCGACAGGCGAGAGGTAAGTCTGCCCTTGTCCCCGAATAACAACGACTTCAACGTTTCTCTGATTACCGCCCGAGGTCACGAATACCGAAGGGACCTTGCCGTTCAGGTCCGCTGCGTTTGAAATGCCAAGCTCGCGGATTTGTTCACCCGATACGGCCGTCACCGCCACTGGCACAGTTTGGGCGTTTTCTTCACGGCGATTGGCTGTAACGACAATGTCAGCGATGCCAGAGCTGGCTTGTGCACCGCTGTTCTCCTGCGCAGAAGCATATTGTCCCCACATCCCGCCGACTGCCCACATCAGTGCGCTCGATCCACGCAGAAATACTGCCTTTCTCACAATCCCATTCCTCCCGATGCTTTTTTCTCGTGATCTGCCATCTACGTGGGTGGCCGCACCGCCAAGCAGACGCCAACAGGCGCTGCCTGGCAGCACAAACTCCACGCGCTATCGACGATCACCGTAAATGCTACGGTACTGTTTCTTTTATTGGAGTCAATGGGGTTTCAGTTTGTGCCCAAAGCTTGGGTCTGAAAGGCTTGTGCGCACGTAAGTATGTGAAATTTATAATCTTAATTGGAGTCTTTGGCGTGTCGATCAGGCAGATATCATGGCTTGCACATTATTTTTAGTGTTTACTCACTCACAATAGGTCCGTGACGGATTCGCGTCTCAGGGCCAGAGAGAGAAGGGGCAAGAGCCTACGAGCAGCATCGGTGCTTGAGAAGCTCGGCGGTGGCAGCCGCAACATGGTCGCCGTTTGCATATCGAGCGGCAACTCGTGAACGCTGCCGCCCGTTCGGAGCCGTCTTCATGCAATTGAGCGATACAACTCAATACTCGTCGTGAAGCTTGATCCAGCTCATGGTGCCATCGGTTTCGTTCCGGCCCTTGGGTGTCAGATCGAGCCAGTTGAACGCGCCCATGAGTAGCTCAGTGCCGCGATGATAGGTCGAGTAGCTGTGGAAGATGTCGCCGCGCTCGTCTTTCACAAAAACGCTGAGGCCGAACATGTCGGAGGCGCGCTGGATCGTTGTCAGACCGAAGTTGTAGAGCGCACGTCCGGTCTCACGGTCCTCTTTTGTAAACGATACGCCGAAATCGTAGTTGAAGGCACTCTCGTCCGCACTCACCCAGGGAAAGGTCCAGCCCATCCGCGCCTTGACGGCCTGAATCTGTGCGATCGGTGCACGGGAAATGGCGGCAAAGCTGAGATCGGCATGTTCGAAATGCTGTCGGGCCGCATCGGCGTGATCCATTGTGTAGGAGCATCCTTCGCACAGGTGGTCCGAGCCCGGTGTCAACATGAAGTGATAGATCGCGAGCTGACTGCGACCCGCGAAAAGATCGCCTAAGGTGAGCGCGCCGTCCGGCCCCTGGAATACATAGGGCTTGTCGATCCGGACCCACGGCAATTGCCGCCGCTCGGCGCGCAATTCGTCAAGTGCATGGGTCATGGCGCGTTCCTTGTCGAACAGCGCTTTACGCGCGATCAGCCATTCGTCGCGGGATACTATCTGATGTTGCATGATCATTCTCCTCTGCTGGATGGTCAACCGCGGCCGGTAAGCTTCAGCCACGGCGGCAAGTGAAAAAGGCTCATAAGAACGTACATCACGATCATACCGTCGATCGGAAGCAGGCGAGCGCTCGCCGCGCAGAGTGCCGGTGGCGGCGCGTCAATTGTGGCGATCAGCGCCATCAGCGCGAATGTCGGCGACGCTGCCAGACCGAGCCAGTGGGCCTTGTCATGCGCCTTGTTTGCAATGCCCGTCATCGTCATGCTCCGCCTGTTCTTGAGTCGATCCGAAGCCTAAGGGACAGTGCCGGACGGGTGAGAGTTACAAGTGTGGCGGGATTTCGATGGACTCACTGATCACTGCAGCCGCCCGGTCGCTCATGGAAGGCGATCCACTCACTGCTCTGAAGCACGTCGCGCTGCGTGAGGATCCGCCGGCAGTCGCACTGCGCGGCACGGCGATGGCGCAACTGGGCGATCTGAACACTGCTAGACAACTCCTGCGCCGCGCCGCGCGCGGTTTCGGCCCGCGTGAAGCGACGGCCCGGGCGCGTTGCCGTGTCGCCGAGGCCGAGATTGCGCTGGTCCTGCGCGACATCAGCGAGCCAATGCACGATCTTGAGGATGCGCGGGCGACGCTGGGCCAACATGGCGACCGTGCCAATGAGGCGCATGCCGGCTATCTGCAGGCGCGGCGGCTTCTTCTAATCGGGCAGCTCGACCAAGCGCAGGCGATCCTCGAAGCGCTGGAGCCTGCCGCGCTCCCGCCTGCTTCGCGGGCCGGCGCATGGCTGGTTGCCGCCGGCATCGCAATCCGGCGGATCGAGGCGGAGCCCGCCCGAGCCGCGCTTGGCAAGGCGGCGCTGGCAGCCGAGCAGACTGGCATCGCAATGCTCGTGGCAGAGGTAGAGCGTGCGGTGCGGGCATTCGAGGCGCCAGCCGCGCGGTTGCTGACACGAAGCGAGGAGCGGCTGCTCGGGTTGGACGAGGTTGAGGCCCTGATCGCTTCGGACACGCTTGTTGTCGATGCGCTACGGGGCCTCGTCCGCGCAAACGGGGAAGTCGTTCCTCTGTCTCGCCGTCCGGTATTGTTCGCACTGGTACGCGCGCTTGCTGAGGCATGGCCCGGCGATGTTTCGCGCGAGCTTCTCCTCGCGCGTGCTTTCCGCGCACGCCAGGTGGATGAAACTCATCGCGCGCGTCTGCGCGTCGAAATCGGCCGGCTGCGATTCGAATTGGGCCCGCTCGCGAACGTGCTCGCAACGGAAAGCGGCTTCGTGCTTCAACCCAGCGGTGCGCGCCCTGTGGCCGTGCTGGCACCGCCGCAGGAGGACGAGCACGCCAATGTCCTCGCGCTGCTCGCCGATGGGGAGGCCTGGTCCAGTTCGGCGCTGGCGCTGGCGCTGGATGTCAGTTCGCGTACCATCCAGCGCGCGCTGAAAGAGCTTGCTTCGGCAGGCAAGGCCGATTCCTTCGGTCGGGGCCGCGCCTGCCGCTGGACGGTGCGTCAGGTGCCCGGTTTCCCGACAAGCTTGTTACTCCCGGCCCCGTTGCCGGCTGGTTAGCTTCCTCATCCTTAAAGGGTGACGATCCCCCTTTCATGGTAAAGGAGTACGCATTGTGAGACATTCCGCAGCCGAAATCCTTCGCGAGTACGGCCCCTTTCCCGGCCTGGAGAGCATCCACGGGGTCAGCTACGACGGTGAACGCGTCTGGTTTGCGTCCGGGGACCGGGTGAATGCACTTGATCCCGACAGTGGGACGATCACCGGCGCGATCGAGGTGCCTGCGCATGCGGGCACCGCCTTCGACGGCATGCATCTTTACCAGATCGCCGAGTCGGTGATCCGCAAGATCGACCGGGAAACCGGCGAAGTGCTCGCCATCATCCCAACGCCCGGCAGGGGTGGGGCTTCGGGCCTCGCCTGGGCGGAAGGATCGCTTTGGGTAGGGCAGCACCGCGACCGCAAAATTCATCAGATCGATCCAGAGACGGGCGCAGTGCTGCGCACTATCGTGTCCGATCGCTTCGTCACCGGTGTGAGCTGGGTCGACGGTGAGCTTTGGCACGGCACCTGGGAAGAGGATGCCAGCGACATCCGCCGCATAGATCCGGAGAACGGCGAGGTACTTCAACGCCTCGACATGCCTCCCGGAATCGGTGTTTCGGGCCTGGAGGCGGATGGTGGCGACCGTTTTTTCTGCGGCGGCGGCGCCAGTGGCAAGGTTCGGGTGGTGCGCCGGCCGGGGAAGATCGGCTGAGGGCCAGATCGATCTTCACGCGCTTTTCACGATTGCTTTTTTAGCGTTGGGGCAAACGCGATAGCCAGAATGTCGTGGCACGTCGTCATTGACGCGGCGTCTGTAATGCACGATAGCTTCCTCGCCGGGCATATGCGGACGCCCGATCAGACGGCACCCGTCCAAGTCCGCTCCATTCGCCGCGCTGCGGCCAAGGAGCGTTTATGGATTATATCGCCGCTAAAAGCCGTGTTCCGGCCATCAGTCTCTCCGCCCTTTTTCTCAAATTCCTGCGTTTCGGGTTTCTCGCCTTTGGCGGACCTGTGGCTCAGATCGCCATGCTGCGTCAGGCATTTGTGGAAGAAGAACAGTGGATTGACCGCTCACGGTTCAACAGGCTGCTCGCGGTGCTGCAGGTTCTGCCTGGACCTGAAGCCCATGAACTGTGCGTTCACTTTGGCATGATCGCCCGGGGCCGCATCGGCGGGCTTCTGGCAGGGTTGGGTTTCATGCTGCCCGGCCTGGTGCTGATGCTCCTCGCCGGGTGGATCTATGTCACCTGGATTGCGGGACACGCGCTATGGGGTGGGCCGCTTCTCGGCATCCAGATCGCCGTGCTTGCGATCATCCTGCGGGCGGTCTTCCGTATCGGCGAACATATCCTGATGGATCGGCTGACCTGGGCAATCGCGCTTGGTAGCGCGTTGGCGACAGTCACGGATACGCCATTTTGGGTGCCACTGGTCCTTGGCGGCGCGATCTACGCATTCGCGGGCAAGCCTTTGCTGTCCGCGGCGGTCGCTGCTGCAGGCGCAGGCTTAATCGTCTATTTCCACCTCGCCCCAAGCGAGCAGGTGGTGCTGATTAGCGCCCATGAGCCGTCGACCGTCCTTGCTCTCTTCATCGCTGGCCTGAAGGGCGGGCTGCTGACCTTTGGCGGCGCGTACACCGCAATTCCCTATGTCCGCGCTGACACCGTGGGGCGGGGCTGGTTGGGCGACGGAACTTTTCTGGATGGGATCGCGCTGGCGGGAATTTTGCCGGCCCCACTCGTGATCTTTGCCACTTTCGTCGGCTATGTCGCCGGTGGACTACCCGGTGCGCTCGCGATCACCGCAGGGATGTTCCTGCCCGCCTTCGCTTTCTCGCTCATATTCTATGAGCGGTTGGAGGCTATCGTGGATCATCCCGCGCTTCAGCGGGCGCTGGAGGGCATGGCGGCGGCCGTAGTGGGTATTATCGGCGCGACGTTGCTGCAATTGGGCGAGGCGGCCTGGCTCCGCATATCCGCGCCGATTTCGGTGGTGATCCTCTTCGCCCTCGCTTTGTTGGCGGCATGGCGCTTGAAGGGTGCGTGGGTGACACCGGCGATCCTTGCAACCGGTGCGATCTTCGGGGCAGTCGTTGCGCTTTGATCGATCTGCCACGCCCATCGATTTACAAAACGCCATGGATGGCTTCACCTGCGATCAGCCTATCCTACATGGATTGCCATGATCGGGGAAACGGACAGGTTTCCTGTCTAAGCAGGCTTTGGTTAGTGGAAAATTAGGGGAAGAAAGGTAGAGCTGCATCATGAAATGGATATATCTCATGCCTGCCCTGCTGGCTTCGGCATCCTGCAGCCCTTCGCCCGATGAACTGCTGACCAAAGCGAAAGAGGCTTATGCCGCCCACGACTATGCCGTGGCCCGGCTGCATCTGGCGGAGGCGGCTGAGGGAGCCCCTGGCAATCGCGAGATATCGCTCTTGCGCGCGAAGACAGCGTTGGCGTTGGGGGATGGCGAAGGGGCCAGTATCGCGCTTGCGACGCTGGCGGCCGGAAAGCCCCCGCAGGGGGAGTTGGCCGAACTGGCGGCGGAGGCCGCGCTTCTGCGCCAGACCCCGGCCCAAGCGAGGCAATTCGTTGCCGCCAGCCAGTCTGCTGAAGCCTTCCGGTTGCGCGCGCTTGCCTTCCTGCAAGAACGCAATCTCGATGGGGCGCGGGAGCAGTTCCGGCAGGCAGTGGCTGCGGGCGGCAATGCGCGCGCCTTTGCTGACTATGCCCGGTTCCAGCTTCTCGAAGGGGATATCGGCGCGGCGCTGGACATGAGCAATCGCGCGTTCAAGGCTGCGCCCGATGGGCTGGATTCGCTATTGGTCGGCGGGCAGGTGGCTGCGGTGCGGGGCGATCTCGGACTTGCGCTCAAGCGCTATGAGCAGGCGGCGAAAAGCTACCCCACCAGTGTTGCGGCCAAGATCGGTCAGGCGGGTATTCTTGGCGATCTGGGGCGAACCGCTGAAATGGAAACGCAGCTTGCCGAACTGACCAAAGCCGGTGTCAGAAACCCCGAATTGACTTATCTTCAGGTGCGCGCCGCCGCCGCGCGCAAGGACTGGGGCAAAGTGCGCACGCTGATGCAGGCGGCCGAAGCAGATTTGCCGCGTTATGACCGCGCCCGGCTGCTCTATGGCGAAGCCTTGCTTCATCTGGGGCAGGTGGAGCAGGCAATCGCGCAGATCGGACCGATCGCGCGGGTGCAACCCGGCAACCGGATGGCACAGAGATTGCTGGCGGAAGCGCAGTTGGCAGCGGGCGATGCAAAGGGGGCGTTTGCCACTTTCCGCCCGGTGGCCAAGAGCGTCGAAGCGCGGCCCGAAGAATTGCAGCTGATGGCGAAGATTGCCACGGCCGCCGGGGATGCATCCGCGGAAGAATATCGAAAGCGTGCTTCGCAGCCCGCGGTCCGGGCGCTCGCAGCCGATCTGGCCGAGGCGGACAGCGCCATGCGCCAGGGCAACTGGGCGAAGGCGGTGGTTGCTTACGATCGGATACTCGGCAACACCGATGGCCGGAATGTCGTGGTGCTTAACAATGCCGCCTATGCCCATCTGATGCTGGGCAACCATGACAAGGCTTTGGGCTTCGCCAAGCGTGCGGTGGAACAGGCGCCCGACAACCCTTCGGTGCTCGACACGATGGGCTGGGCGACATTCAAGGCTGGGAAGAATCCGGCTGAAGCGCAGCGTTTTCTGCGCAAGGCGGCGGAAATCGCGCCTCAGAACCGGACGATCGGGGCGCACCTTTCCGAAGTCGAGCGCGCCCTCAAGAATCGTGGTTAGGCGGCAGCCGTCGCCTTGCGCTTGCGCCGGGTCATCAGACCGAGAGCGATGAGCCCGCCACCGAGGAGGCCGAGCACGCCCGGTTCCGGCACTTCGCCGCCCGAGCTGGAGGAACTGGTCGAGCTGGTCAGGCTGCCGATGCCGCTGGCCGAGGACACATTGCCTGCGCCCGAGACCGACTGGTAACGCACGTAGAAATCACCCAGCGTGACGTTGGACAAGGCGTTGGCGAACGTGAGGATGAATGTCCCCGCACCGGTCAGGCCATCGGCGATGCCACCGCCGCCGCCGCCTGCGCAAGATCCGGTCGAGGCGTCCTTGAAGCACACGTCGATCGCGCCAATTCCGTTGGGGTAGCTGCTGCCCACCGTGGTATAGGCGAACGCACCGGTGGAGGAAGCCCCCGTGATATTCGGATCGGTGTTGAAACCGAACGATGAAATCCGCGAATTGACCGGGTCGCTGGTGGTGTTGGTGACGGAATAATCGAAGGTATACTGGTTCCCCGAAATCCCTGTCAGAGTGAACGTGGTCGACGCCGTCAACCCGTCGATCGACGGCGAGTTGGCGCCGGAGAACCCGTTGTAGTTGAACGTGTACGAATTGCCGATCGAGTTGGAATCGAGTGTGATCGTATCGGCATAGGCCGGCGCGCTGGCGATGAGCGCGCTCGCAGCGAGGGACGATAACAGAAGCTTGGCACGTAAATTCATAACGACCTCCCAGAAGTTATCTGTCTTAAAGCAACCTTCGTGCCAATTGCGATTTTCAGCCATTTCGGCTCAAATGGCGGCTTTTCTACGTACTGATGTGTAAAATATTGCGACACATGCCGCGACAACGAAACCTCGTTGCGCCCCCTCTGAGCGGAGCCGGGGGGACGCTTATTACGAGATGGGGAGAGGTTCGGCTGCAAGTGCCGGATCGTTCCGCATCTGCGAGGTTGAACTTACCCTCTCCCCTCGACGACTGTCGGCTTTGGGAGCACTGGTTCTAAAGCATCCGCCAGGCTACAAATCATCAGCTTATCAAAGGTAACTTATCGCCTGCCCATTATGCGCAGCGGAAAATCCGATCATCGATCAGCACCCTCCTCCAACACGATCGTCTATCAGATTTCAGTGGCGAGCCGGATGTTTGGTTTGCTTCCAACGAGCGGTCCAGTTGGACGAGAGATACTCGGTCGCGCTCATGAAGGTTCGGATATACGTCTCATGAGGGTAAGAATGTGTCCCGTTTAGGGAAGAACAGGCATCATAACTCTCTACGAACTGCCTTGGTGAGGGCGGGAAAAACTGCCTCGGACTGACCGTTATATGGCTGAAACGCGGATGGTCAGGTGCTGCTTCTTCATCGTGACGTGGGATATTTCTAATATTTTCAGGCAATTAAAAGGATTGGAAAATTTTGAAGCGGTAGATCGTCACGGTATAAATCGCGGAATAAAATTAATTGCCATGCTAACTTTCTGCCGTTCCCTGTTTCGAGTTGAAACACAATTTAACGATACAGGAGAAGCAAGAAATGTATTATTGAAAATATCATATAGTTAATAGGAATTAAAATTCTAAAGATAGGCAATTTAAATTTCAAGATATGTAATTTTTACGCATGTCAAGCGATTCGAAGGTGAAGATCGGGGTAAATCCGTATAGTTTCGTGTTTGTGTGAGTAGTTAACGAACTTGTAATGAAGAAGGCTCCCTGCTCTCTTATGCGCATCAAGTTCTGCGAGTCGTGAAAAGACAGCAGATTGTACTTGGATTGAAAGTGCATTGGGCTTGGGAGTCAGTGCTGACATAGCACTGTGACACGATGAACGATGTGTTCGGCCGTTGTTGTCCAGTCCTACGCCCCGCTTGAATTGGGTGCTTCACCCAGTTTCGAAATTTTTAGGGGCAGGCAAGATGGACAGCAACAAGTTCACTGTAACGGATGCTCAGAGCGCTCTGGACCAAGCTGCGGTGCAGTTGGCGGCCGATGGGCAGCATCTTGCGGGGGCAGGCAAGGGGAGCGGCCGGGCTGCTGTCGTCCTGACGGTATCTGCCGACAATATCGTTGTCCTGCCTGCTGGCGTTTCCCTCGATGATATGCGTGCGATTGGGCGCGATCTTGTGGTGGATGGCCCGGATGGGGTGCGGTATGTCATCCCCGGCGGGGCTGTCGATGTGCCGCAAATCGTGGTCGACGGGGTAACCATTCCGCCTTTGAACCTGGCGGCGTTGCTGATCGGTAACGAACCGCAGCCGGCGGCGGGGCGCCCGCAGAGTTCCGGCGGCAACTTCGCCGATCCCACCGGCCCGATCCAGGATGCTTATGCACTGGGCGATCTGCTGCCCTACACGGAATTGCAGTTCCCGAGACCGGAGCATGAAGAACTCTTTTTGCCCATCGATCGCGAGCCGACGACTGAGGTAAATTCGCTCGTCCAACTCGATGACGATGTCCTCCTGGGCGGCAATCCCGGCGGTGTCGGCGATGATGCGGACAGCGTGAATGCCACCGGCATTCTATCGGGTTCCGGCGGTGACGGCGATCTGACTTTCGCGCTGACCGGGGCTGTCCTGCCGGCGGATGGCGGTTTCGCGATTGCTTCGAACAATGGCCAGACGCTGGTCATCAGCCAGAATGGCGTAAATGTGCTGCAAGTGGTCGTCAATCCCGACACCGGCGCCTACACGATCACGCAACTGGCGCCGATCCAGCACCCGCAGGGGCAGGATGAAAACAATCTCGATGTGATCGTCACTTATACCGTCACCGATGCCGACGGCGACAGCGCGGCTGGCACGCTGCCGATCAATATCGACGATGATACGCCTGTGGCCACCGATGATGCGGCGAATCTTATCGCAGGAGGGCCGTCATCCGTGACCTTGGATGTCGATACGAACGATGCCCCTGGCGCGGATGGGACGGGGAGTCGTGTCTTCGACACTCTCGTGGGAGTCTACGGCACTCTGACGCTGAATGCGGATGGGACTCAGACTTATACGCTGAATGCCACTGGCCAAGTTGCGATCAATGCCTTGGCTGACGGAGCAACGCTGCAGGATGTGTTCCCCTATACGCTGATCGATGGCGATGGTGACGGCGACAGGGCAGTCCTGACCGTGACGCTGACCGGTGTGAATGATCCGCCTGTGGTGACGGTCGATCCGGGCAACCCGGTCGGCGCGAATGATATGGTTCTGGAATCGGGTCTTCCGACGGGCTCGACGGCGGGCACGGGGCATATTGCCACGGGCACGTTCACGCTGTCGGATCCCGATGGTCTGGCGACATTGCAGAGCGTGACGTTCAATGGCGGCAGCCCGGTTGCGATCGGCAGCCTGGTGGGCACGGTGATCCACGGCGCGTACGGCGATCTGGAGATTACCGGCTACAATGCGGGAACCGGGGTTGCGACCTACACCTATACGCTGACTTCGGCGACGGTGGACGGCCCGGGGACCGAGAGCGATGCGTTCACGCTGACGGTGTCTGACGGGGCGGCGTCTTCGGCTCCGGCGACGATCACGATTGAGATCGTCGATGATGTTCCGCATGCGGTGAACGACGGTCCGTATGTGGTGACGGAAGATGCGGCGCCGAATGTCGTGTCGGGCAATGTGCTGACGAACGACCTGCACCCCAACGGTCAGCCGGGCGCGGACGGCAAGGTTCCGGCAGTGACCTGGAGCGCGGGCGATGCGGCGGCGATCGCGGCGCTGAACACGTACGGCACGCTGGTGCAGAACGGTGACGGGACGTGGAGCTACACGCTGGACAACAGCCGTGCGGCGACGCAGGCGCTGGGCGCGGGGTTCAGCCAGGACTACGTGCTGCATTACACGATGCAGGACGGGGACAACGATCCTGCGGATGCGACGCTGACGATCACGGTCAAGGGGGCGGACGACAGCGCTTCGGTGGTGACGTCGGCCACGCTGCTGAACCCGGACAATACGGTCTACGAAGCGGGCCTGAACCCGAGTGGCTCGGAAGCGGCGACGAGCAAGGAAACGGACACGGGCAGCTTCACGGTCTCGGCCACGGACGGGATCAGCACGGTTGTGATCGGCGGGACGTCGTTCACGCTGGCGCAGGTCATGGCGTTCGGGACGACCAACGGAGTGGTCGATACGGGCGAAGGGACGCTGACGCTGACGGGCTATTCGGGGACGGGTTCCTCGGGGACGATCAGCTACAGCTACACGCTGAAAGCGACGATCGACAACGACACCAAGCCGGGTGCGACCGGTGACCACTTCGACGACAGCGTCACGCTGACGGTGAACGGGGCGGGCGGCACGAGCGCCAGCGACACGCTGGTGGTGCGGATCGTCGACGATGTGCCGCATGCGGTGAACGATGGTCCGTATGTGGTGACGGAAGATGCGGCGCCGAATGTCGTGTCGGGCAATGTGCTGACGAACGACCTGCACCCCAACGGTCAGCCGGGCGCGGACGGCAAGGTTCCGGCAGTGACCTGGAGCGCGGGCGATGCGGCGGCGATCGCGGCGCTGAACACGTACGGCACGCTGGTGCAGAACGGTGACGGGACGTGGAGCTACACGCTGGACAACAGCCGTGCGGCGACGCAGGCGCTGGGCGCGGGGTTCAGCCAGGACTACGTGCTGCATTACACGATGCAGGACGGGGACAACGATCCTGCGGATGCGACGCTGACGATCACGGTCAAGGGGGCGGACGACAGCGCTTCGGTGGTGACGTCGGCCACGCTGCTGAACCCGGACAATACGGTCTACGAAGCGGGCCTGAACCCGAGTGGCTCGGAAGCGGCGACGAGCAAGGAAACGGACACGGGCAGCTTCACGGTCTCGGCCACGGACGGGATCAGCACGGTTGTGATCGGCGGGACGTCGTTCACGCTGGCGCAGGTCATGGCGTTCGGGACGACCAACGGAGTGGTCGATACGGGCGAAGGGACGCTGACGCTGACGGGCTATTCGGGGACGGGTTCCTCGGGGACGATCAGCTACAGCTACACGCTGAAAGCGACGATCGACAACGACACCAAGCCGGGTGCGACCGGTGACCACTTCGACGACAGCGTCACGCTGACGGTGAACGGGGCGGGCGGCACGAGCGCCAGCGACACGCTGGTGGTGCGGATCGTCGACGATGTTCCGCATGCGGTGAACGACGGTCCGTATGTGGTGACGGAAGATGCGGCGCCGAATGTCGTGTCGGGCAATGTGCTGACGAACGACCTGCACCCCAACGGTCAGCCGGGCGCGGACGGCAAGGTTCCGGCAGTGACCTGGAGCGCGGGCGATGCGGCGGCGATCGCGGCGCTGAACACGTACGGCACGCTGGTGCAGAACGGTGACGGGACGTGGAGCTACACGCTG contains:
- a CDS encoding tetratricopeptide repeat protein; translation: MKWIYLMPALLASASCSPSPDELLTKAKEAYAAHDYAVARLHLAEAAEGAPGNREISLLRAKTALALGDGEGASIALATLAAGKPPQGELAELAAEAALLRQTPAQARQFVAASQSAEAFRLRALAFLQERNLDGAREQFRQAVAAGGNARAFADYARFQLLEGDIGAALDMSNRAFKAAPDGLDSLLVGGQVAAVRGDLGLALKRYEQAAKSYPTSVAAKIGQAGILGDLGRTAEMETQLAELTKAGVRNPELTYLQVRAAAARKDWGKVRTLMQAAEADLPRYDRARLLYGEALLHLGQVEQAIAQIGPIARVQPGNRMAQRLLAEAQLAAGDAKGAFATFRPVAKSVEARPEELQLMAKIATAAGDASAEEYRKRASQPAVRALAADLAEADSAMRQGNWAKAVVAYDRILGNTDGRNVVVLNNAAYAHLMLGNHDKALGFAKRAVEQAPDNPSVLDTMGWATFKAGKNPAEAQRFLRKAAEIAPQNRTIGAHLSEVERALKNRG
- a CDS encoding HTH domain-containing protein; its protein translation is MEGDPLTALKHVALREDPPAVALRGTAMAQLGDLNTARQLLRRAARGFGPREATARARCRVAEAEIALVLRDISEPMHDLEDARATLGQHGDRANEAHAGYLQARRLLLIGQLDQAQAILEALEPAALPPASRAGAWLVAAGIAIRRIEAEPARAALGKAALAAEQTGIAMLVAEVERAVRAFEAPAARLLTRSEERLLGLDEVEALIASDTLVVDALRGLVRANGEVVPLSRRPVLFALVRALAEAWPGDVSRELLLARAFRARQVDETHRARLRVEIGRLRFELGPLANVLATESGFVLQPSGARPVAVLAPPQEDEHANVLALLADGEAWSSSALALALDVSSRTIQRALKELASAGKADSFGRGRACRWTVRQVPGFPTSLLLPAPLPAG
- a CDS encoding glutamine cyclotransferase translates to MRHSAAEILREYGPFPGLESIHGVSYDGERVWFASGDRVNALDPDSGTITGAIEVPAHAGTAFDGMHLYQIAESVIRKIDRETGEVLAIIPTPGRGGASGLAWAEGSLWVGQHRDRKIHQIDPETGAVLRTIVSDRFVTGVSWVDGELWHGTWEEDASDIRRIDPENGEVLQRLDMPPGIGVSGLEADGGDRFFCGGGASGKVRVVRRPGKIG
- a CDS encoding thioredoxin family protein, producing the protein MQHQIVSRDEWLIARKALFDKERAMTHALDELRAERRQLPWVRIDKPYVFQGPDGALTLGDLFAGRSQLAIYHFMLTPGSDHLCEGCSYTMDHADAARQHFEHADLSFAAISRAPIAQIQAVKARMGWTFPWVSADESAFNYDFGVSFTKEDRETGRALYNFGLTTIQRASDMFGLSVFVKDERGDIFHSYSTYHRGTELLMGAFNWLDLTPKGRNETDGTMSWIKLHDEY
- a CDS encoding cistern family PEP-CTERM protein, which gives rise to MNLRAKLLLSSLAASALIASAPAYADTITLDSNSIGNSYTFNYNGFSGANSPSIDGLTASTTFTLTGISGNQYTFDYSVTNTTSDPVNSRISSFGFNTDPNITGASSTGAFAYTTVGSSYPNGIGAIDVCFKDASTGSCAGGGGGGIADGLTGAGTFILTFANALSNVTLGDFYVRYQSVSGAGNVSSASGIGSLTSSTSSSSSGGEVPEPGVLGLLGGGLIALGLMTRRKRKATAAA
- the chrA gene encoding chromate efflux transporter, with the translated sequence MDYIAAKSRVPAISLSALFLKFLRFGFLAFGGPVAQIAMLRQAFVEEEQWIDRSRFNRLLAVLQVLPGPEAHELCVHFGMIARGRIGGLLAGLGFMLPGLVLMLLAGWIYVTWIAGHALWGGPLLGIQIAVLAIILRAVFRIGEHILMDRLTWAIALGSALATVTDTPFWVPLVLGGAIYAFAGKPLLSAAVAAAGAGLIVYFHLAPSEQVVLISAHEPSTVLALFIAGLKGGLLTFGGAYTAIPYVRADTVGRGWLGDGTFLDGIALAGILPAPLVIFATFVGYVAGGLPGALAITAGMFLPAFAFSLIFYERLEAIVDHPALQRALEGMAAAVVGIIGATLLQLGEAAWLRISAPISVVILFALALLAAWRLKGAWVTPAILATGAIFGAVVAL